GTGCGAGAAGGAGGGCAATACGATTTGTTCAAGGCCCAATGAGTTTTTGTTCTGGGATTTCTTCCATCCATCTGAGCATGCTTAAGGATCATATCCCAGGCATTGCGGGCTGGCAAGAAATCTCGAATTAGACCGCGTAGGTCATCTCTAATCGAATCAGAGTCAAAGGGTTCCTTTAACCTTATAGTACtgcaataaattatattttaatgaacaatgtcagatcatattttatatcatctccaaccgagggagCTAAAGGGTCATAGGCTAAACATAGTTGTTTGACTAAAAAACAATCTCCAACCAAAAGGGCCAAAGAGTCAtaggtcaaacataatttattattttaattgaattaatatggttaattaaattaaactaccatattaaaataagattttttgacatattttgagtgccacttatcgctaaatgaataagcattcggatttcttatctttatgtaatctcaataattttttggataggATTTCAAGTGACATGTGTCGCTAAcgtgagtaactctccagatttcttatctttatgtaatctcaataatttttcggataggatttcgagtgaCACATATCGCTAAAGTGAATAACCCTAAagtgaaaaatatgtgagaaatggtataggaatgacttaggtatttataggaaaaaaaattagattttttttttttaaattcgtccaattttttttttcaaattccaacgGTAACCTCACGGCAGCAGGACGTCAAGTAACCGTTGGCATTCAAAGAGGGTTGGCAACATGTCAAGCTTAACATTCTAGTACTGGAGGGCTGacaaaatgtcaagcttgacattctggCGCTAGAGGGCTGGTTGGAAATGGCCAGCCTACTAGCctgatttgggggttttggcccagtggggcccacaagccctttgCTCTAGCTTTCGGTTGGAGACAATTTTCGTGTCATTCTAAACTACTTTTAACCCTTTGACCGGGCCGATTGGAGATTGCCTTAATTTGAAAACTCTAGTCAACATCACCCTCTCTCTTGTTTGATCGTAGCCCTTGATCATGAGTAAACTAATTGCAAACTCTAGTGATGGTTCAACACAATCTtataattttgagaaattttcacGGTTCGACTCCTAGTCATGCCCATAATATAACGTTATTGGTCCATTCTAATTCATGTTCGGGTCAATCTAATTCATTTTATATATCTCAAATCATATTAACATATTAACGTATTAAATCTCCAGATAAAATAGAAGTCACTTCTTCAAGCCAAATAAGAGAGACATTTTTCAAGTCATACGCACTAAAAGTAATTAAATTTAGTATAATTATctgttattttttatattaatcaaTTAAATACAAAACAACATATGCAAACCGCAatattataaatacatattAAAGTTCAAACGTAAATTTGACGAGGACATGCTACCAAATTAATACTAAGTACTAGTAGCTAGTGTACCGTACGCATGATTGGTTGGGGGGTTTTTGTTAGGAGGACAACTGGAGAAGAACGACGGTTGTCCACATTTTCCGGATCCGAATGAGATTAGTTAGGAATTTCACTATACTCATGACCACGATCAAACAGATTCACAACTTATAAAGTTTCGAACTCAGGACCTTCCGTTTTATCTTTTAGATAACTGTTGTTCGCACTTTGTCATTAGACCACTTGTTgtgattgattgattggtttGGTTGGTTAAACATAGTTCACTCACTAAATTTTCAGTTGAAAATCCACTATAAAAGTTAGtaaatagagagagaaaattggtggggGATCGATTGGATTGATTATTATTAGGGATGGGATTAGGATAGGGTGTCGGACGTTGATTAAGAAATGACACCTTGCTTATCCGTATTACCCGAATACTGTATGATCCCATTTGATTCATGACAAAAACACCTTCTCAACCGTGTTGGGCGTGGTGTGTGTGAAACCCACCGACAAATAATATTGTCAACAATGTGAACGCCCCGGACATTCCAACTTTATGCATATACTAATAATATGGTATTTGATACTAATAATATGGTATTTGATGTTTTAACACAAGTTATAATAGGAAGGGGGGAATTTGACCCAAGAGCCGTAAAAAGATAAATGTTCTTAATCATTTGAGTTataaatttattacataattgaAAACACTTAGCCCTACAATCAAGGTCATGTGTTTGAGTTGAAGCTCCCCTCTTTTAACTATATACTTGAAATGGTCTTATTTTCACACCGCATGTTTTAGCTTTTTATTCACTCATCTTTCTTTATAGTCGTctgattaaataaatcaaacggAAATAATATGCATAATTAAACACAAGtgtgtaaaaaaaaacacacacatacAAAATGTGTGGAAATCATTTCCTTgcttggtttggtattgctgtgctttgaagaaaaaaaaactatttctgttgtgctgtgagaataagctcatttttacTGTTTCACGTTATCAgcttttttcatacaaaattgtgaaaataagttgtttttaaatgtttaccaaacacctttttgagatcagtttttttttatacctactttttataaaagcacctcagtGTCAAACCAATACTTAGgatcacaaagaaaaatttaaactttttttcaTCCATGCATGAAATCCATCATCAAGAAGTAACTTAAACAATGTaatttggaagaaattaatAGGCAATTTCTTCacgtaaaaaatgaaaaacgagTAAATAAATCTCCAAAGGACAAAAGAGTGGACCAATGAGATTTGGAACCAATCCGGATTTAAATTGTAAAGATATTAGGGATCTTCacatcttaatcattcatcgtgtatcgtacggtcaaaaattatttctttttttatttaaaattaaaaataaataatatctgaCGAAAATTGACCACGCAATGTATCATGAAAGATTAAAATGTGAAGATCCCTAAGATTCCTACAAAAAGAATCTAGGAAGAATCCTCTACCGGACAAATGGACGACGCATTAGACTCTGTCGTTTCCAATGATCAGGGTGATAAACTGGGTCCTTGGTCCGCGTTGAACAACTCCAGTTGGGGTGGGCCCAGAAGCAACCCACGAAAACGACATCCATAAAAAATTGACTTCGAATTTTCCCGAAAGCTTCTAGTAAACAGTCGGGTGGAGCGAGTCCGGTGAATCACCACCATAGCTGGAATTCGGAAGGTCATAATTGGGTCCCACACGCAATTCACAGCGAAAATTCACATGACAAACAGGAGACGGAAACCGGAAGACAACAAAGGTTTGAAACACATGCTCCTTCGCCTCCTTTTCCCAACTTTTAATTTTCATCCCAAACGcgcattttctttcttttttttattttcgccCCTTGTCTTTTTTTCGTtccaatttcatttttaaacttCAAAAGTGTGCCTAATAAGAACTTAAAATAGGTTTCGTTACAAAAATTGgctgaatgaaaaataaatgcATTTTGAAGGGCATTTTAAAAACTTCTCGACTATGATCAAAATGCTCCACATCTACAACTAGGCGTTTATTTTTTACAGAATATACAAAAACTTTGACACACACAATGCTACCAATCTCTCTATCGCTGTTTTTTCCATTtggtaaaattaaaattctaccATAAAACCGATGAGCAATATCAAAAGTAGCTCAAGATCATATAAGTCTTTAGCTAAACTTATCTCTCACTGATGTGGGATAAACTCTCCACGCATCATCAACTCTCAACACCCTTTACAATTGACATCACCATATTGTACGTGTTTAAAACATTTGGCAagtttaaaaactaaatttggaCAAAAGAATTATTCGAGGAGCAAAGTGAAACAACCACTAAAAATCAAGGAGCAAATTTATAATCAAGTATTTTTGGTAAAGTACCAAACAAGTAGCACCACACGCCACTTCCAACCCTAATTTTTTAGCACACatgatataattttttatttttattattttatataaaaacgaGTGTTTGTCTTTATAATATTAGAAATATTCCGACTTTGATTGACTCTCTCTCCCCTGTATAAAAACCCCGCACAACCTTTTCTCACAAACCAACCGACCCTCTAACCAAATTCCAATTCAAAGTCTACGTTcgggttctctctctctctctctctctctctctctctctctctctctctctctagactcTCAAATGGGAAACTACATCTCATGCACTTTGGCCACGCCTATGATCAAGAGCTCCAAATCAGCGAGGGTGATCTTCCCCAACGGCGACGTTCGGCATTTCCGGGAGATGGTTAAGGCGGCGGAGCTCATGCTGGAGTGTCCCAACACCTTCTTGGCCAACTCGAGGTCTCTCCACATCGGCAGGAGGTTCTCCGCCCTCAGCGCCGACGAGGAGTTGGAGTTTGGGAACGTGTACATCATGTTTCCAATGAGGAGGCTCAGTTCCATAGTCACGGCGGCTGACATGGCGGTGTTCTTCATGGCGGCCAACTCCGCCTCCAAGCGTATATCATGCGGACAGGTTAGGATCTTGCCGGAGAGTGCCagtggaggaggagaaatgGGCGCGGTGGAAAGTGGGAAAGAAAATCTTGGTGATCAAGATCATGAAGGTGATCATCAAGGTCCATTGCGGCTGAGCTTGGACGGAGTAGAGGGGTTGCAAGTGGCGGAGTTTCAGTACAGATTAGCTGCGTGTAGGTCAAGGAAACCGGTGTTGGAAACCATCAAAGAAGAGCAGATTTGTTCTAGATAATTATCATCATTTTTCAtttggattttcatttttctgggTTTCAGTTTATGATGTTCAGATCGTTAATACCAGATTAATATCTTATTAATTTGTATCGTAGCTGTAATGTGGTAGCTCTCAAGTGATTATTTTTtcaaagagaaagacaaagatAGATTTGTATTAATTTGTGACTTGGTACATAACTGCAATGTGAAAGGTAAAGCAAGGAACACGGTTGGTGGAGTGGAACACCAAGTCAGATCTTATAAATTTTTACtctgtaaataaataaataaataaataaattcagaTCATATTAAATATAGCAGagtaattaaatataaattttatttcaaatttgagCATAATCAAGTTAGGTAAGGTGCACTTTCGCTTATCACCTTCAAGTAGCAATAATGCTCAATacctaatatatttttattagatgagtttaaattttgaggttGGTGATTTATCCACTACACAGATCTTTAAATTCAccgtatttattaccattagTTGAGTTTGTTATTGAGATTTGTGATATATCTACTacacatattttaaaatttaaactcattaagCAATGAAAAATAGGATGTGAGCAAAAGTATTCTTAAGTTATGTAAGACAAATTAGACAATATGTTTTCTTCTGCACTCAAATTGAACCACcggtcacttagtattacggtctagtagtattcatcttcagttgtaagtaagaggtcttaggttcgattcttgtcaaaggtgaatttgaaccatattattatggcCCGCTCATTGAAAGGCTTAGTCCACTCATCCATCATCTTAATTTAGATAATATcgcttgtttaaaaaaaaaaaattgaacaaaggTCTCCAAAGAACAGGAAATCttgccatttagtactacgatttagtggtattcctcttcacttgtaagtgagaactcttatgttcaattctcgccaaagaggaatttgaaccatattattgttagcctattgtgaggctaagctccaTTTCCCCTTAATTTAGATAATCTTATAATtatgaagaaagagaaagaacaagTTATTGTAaagaaagaaaacgaaaattatgtgttaattaacaaaaatgttgcTATTTAAATATACAAACTAATACATATATTGATGCACAATTGGAACAACGTAAAATGTTTGGTTTGTGACATTTGCTCGGTTGCTTTAGTTACCTAGTGAGGATAATATGTGAAGAGATAGAGATATATAGAGAAGCGAACACAAGATATACGTAGTGATGTAGGAGAAGCCAAGAGTTTTCGAGAAGACGAGGGATAGATAACCTGAGAATCACTCAATCAAGGATAACGGAGTTAGCTCACGTCGCTAATCGTAGATTCACTCACACGACCAAGCCAAATACTTGATTGGGGAAGGATAAATCATTCGCTTCAATTgcacaaagaaaaatatattttaagtcATTCAACTCCAGCAATGGCTTATAATACATCAATATTTAAAGGAACTAAAGATAAAGAAGCATAAATAGACCACAACTTCCTAAGAAACTCTCTAAAAATGACTTAACAAGTTCCTATGTCATTACAATAAATTACAATGCctttattatttgaatttccaatgCCAACGAGaagttttcaatttgttttttttttaagccttGGCTCCCGCATCATTCTCCTTTTCTCGAAGAAAACTTGTCCTCGAGTTTCATTTGGTCTTCCTCGATCTTTGGGATGACCTTGTAGATTTTTTCACAACAACCACAATAGTAAAATGAAGTTCACGGTGATCAAAGTGTTCCAAGCCACAAAATATTCATGAAAAGACCATTTCCCCATTCTTTCAAACGTTGTAGGCCCTGGTTCCTTCTTTTTGATTGAAAATGACCTCCAACCACTATTCAGCATCTTAAAACCCCTTAGAATGTTCTCTGTGATAAATCTATAAATCCAACCTATCTCTAAACCCCATTTAGTTTTGTCTTCATAACCGCAACTTATCATATGAGTGGCCTCTTTAAGCATCACTGTTAGGCTTGAGGAATGAGGGACACCACCTTGTTCCATCCATGTTGAAGTCACAAAAATTGTAGACTGTCTaaaattcttttcaaaattcaGTTGGGACATCAGTAGCACTTTGCCATcatccattccttgtaggtttgaAGCATCTCCATTTGCATCATGCCTAGAGTACTTTGAAAGATCCTTGTAGCATCCAAAAGATGAATAGCAGTAACAGCTTGCCATCTGATGCATGGAAGGCTTGTTGTCATTAACTTAATTCACAAAATGATTATTGGCTTCGTCTTCATCAACGTACTCATCGTAAATTGGTGGTGAATTCCAATCGACGAAACTAATCTCTTCAACGATGTGATCTTGAAACGGATTGATAATCATAGCCATGATCTTCAACTGCAGCGgaaaacctgctctgataccacttgatgCAGGAGAAGCCAAGAGTTCTCGAGGAGACGAGGGATAGATAACCTGGGAATCACTCAACCAGGGATAACGGAGTTAACTCACGTCGCTAATCGTGGATTCACTCACACGATCAAGTCAAATTCTTTATTTGGGAAGGATAAATCACTCACTTCAATTGCGCAAAGTAAaatacattttaattcattcaactCCAGCAATGGCTTCTAATACATCAATATTTAAAGGAACTAAAGATAAAGAAGCATAAATAGACCACAACTTCCTAAGAAACTCTCTAAAAATGACTTAACAAGTTCTTATgtcattaaaataaattacaatgcctttattatttgaatttccaatgCCAACGAGaagttttcaatttgttttttgagtaaagtacaaaaaactatttcaactattggtgtcacgacactttcatacttcatcttttaaaattgacaatgtcatacctcatctttagaattcggtccaatgttataccttccgttacttggccatttactttttagttaaatgctgacgtggcttgatccgggtcccactttctattaaaaaagataaatattattttttttttttaaaaaaaaaacccaaacacccatcttcCCCAACCTTTTCCCCTTCCCTACAACCCCCGACCCTTTCCCTACCCACGCCAACATCTCCCCACCCAGGTCAACATCTCCCCCCCGACCCACCTTTCCCCGCCCTCCATGCAACCTAAACCCGCTAACCCGGTCTGAAAACCTGTACTCAAAATCTCGCTTCCCAACAAAACTGAATGGATCCAGTTCACCAACTCGAACCAGGCCGTCGTGAAGCTGATGGCGGTTCAAAAAGTGAGTTAAaacgaagagaagaagaagcactTCCGAGGGGCCTGACAAAGACCGTGGGACAAGTACGCAGCGGAGATCCGGGATCCGAACCGCAGAGGCTTCCAGGTCTGGCTGGGGACATTCGACATGACGATTGAAGTAGCCAATGCTTACGATCGAGCAGCGTTCACACTCCGGGGTGCCAAAGTGATCCTCAACTTCCCGCACAACCAGCCGTCCCAACTCTGATCTCAGACACACGCGAGCTTCCCTCGCACTCTTCAACCACCCACATGTCTTCACCGTCGTCGTCATCTTTCTCTTCGACCAGTGCCATTTCGCTGGTCCCCATTGGCAGGTCAATGCAGTGTCACTGGAAATGTTTCGGAGAAGGGATGATCGACTGATGTACCTGCATATCCTAATCCATCTCATTTTCTCTGTTTTCCCCAATTTTGAAATCTCAAGACACTTG
This Pyrus communis chromosome 6, drPyrComm1.1, whole genome shotgun sequence DNA region includes the following protein-coding sequences:
- the LOC137736376 gene encoding uncharacterized protein; amino-acid sequence: MGNYISCTLATPMIKSSKSARVIFPNGDVRHFREMVKAAELMLECPNTFLANSRSLHIGRRFSALSADEELEFGNVYIMFPMRRLSSIVTAADMAVFFMAANSASKRISCGQVRILPESASGGGEMGAVESGKENLGDQDHEGDHQGPLRLSLDGVEGLQVAEFQYRLAACRSRKPVLETIKEEQICSR